The DNA window TTCGGTCTGGTCGGGATCAAGGCCTCTCGTCTTGAACACGTTTCCATCGAAATCCCATGTGATGGTTGTATGGACAAGGGCATCGGTCTTTCCACCGGGCGGGATATTGACGGAGTAGTTGACCAATGTCGGGAATGAACGTTGCAGTTTGCCGGTGTAGATGCTGCGTACCGCGCGCATGAACGCGTCAAACTGACCGTCGCCGACGGCCGATTCCTGAAACTCGGCTTCTCCGACCACGAGTTTGACAGTAGCGGTCGGGCGCAGCCCTTGTGAAAGAGTCAGTGCATAGTTGTCAACACGGACATTCGACGGGAGGGTTTCATGTTTCAGAACGTCGGCAATGATGAAAGGCAGATCGCCTTGTGTGACAATCTCTTTCTTGTCGCCGAGGCTTATGATGCGGTCGGTCACCTTGCGGATGTCGTCGTCAGACAGCTCTATGCCGAGCGCTTCGAGATTCTTTTTTATGTTGGCCTTTCCAGACGTCTTTCCGAGGGCATATTCGCGCTCGCGCCCGAAACGTTCGGGGAGGAGTTCGTTGAAATAGAGCTGGCTTTTGTTGTCGCCGTCGGCGTGGACTCCTGCGCATTGCGTGAACACGCTGTCACCGATAATCGGTTTGTTTGGGGGCACGAGTATTCCTGAGAAGGATTCGACGATGTGGCTCACCTTATTGATTTTACTTTCGTCGATATCGGTCGTGTCGCCAAGCTGATCGTGGATGACTGCTACTGTGCTTGACAGCGTTGCGTTACCCGCACGTTCACCAAGCCCGTTGATGGTGCAGTGAACACCTTTTGCACCTCCTTTTATGGCCGCGAACACGTTGGCTGTCGCCAGATCGTAGTCGTTATGGGCATGGAAGTCGAAGTGGAGGCGGGGATAATATTTTACGATAGTATGTATGTACGACAGTGTGTCATACGGATTAAGTATGCCTAAAGTGTCGGGCAGCATGAAGCGTTTTATCGGTAGGTCTTTGATGGCTTCCATCAGAGCGAAAACATAGTCGCGCGAGTGTTTCATGCCGTTTGACCAGTCTTCAAGATATATGTTTACGTCAAGTCCGGCTTCACGGACTCTTGCGACCTCTGCCGCGATGGTGGTGAAATGCTCTTCAGGGTTTTGCTTGAGTTGAAGGCGGCAATGCTTTTCAGAGCCTTTTGCGAGAAGGTTGATCACACGTCCGCCGACCTCCTGAATCCAGCTGACTGATTTTCCACCGTCAAGGAAGCCAAGCACTTCGATGCGGTCGAGATAGCCCGTGCGTGCGGCCCATGCACAGACCTTGCGCACCGTATCGCGCTCGCCGTCCGAAACACGTGCGGAGGCAATCTCGATACGGGGCACATGAAGTTCCTGTAGCAGCAGGCGGGTGATGGCAAGTTTTTCGGAGGTCGAGAACGACACTCCTGATGTT is part of the Duncaniella dubosii genome and encodes:
- a CDS encoding alpha-isopropylmalate synthase regulatory domain-containing protein, which codes for MDTTLRDGEQTSGVSFSTSEKLAITRLLLQELHVPRIEIASARVSDGERDTVRKVCAWAARTGYLDRIEVLGFLDGGKSVSWIQEVGGRVINLLAKGSEKHCRLQLKQNPEEHFTTIAAEVARVREAGLDVNIYLEDWSNGMKHSRDYVFALMEAIKDLPIKRFMLPDTLGILNPYDTLSYIHTIVKYYPRLHFDFHAHNDYDLATANVFAAIKGGAKGVHCTINGLGERAGNATLSSTVAVIHDQLGDTTDIDESKINKVSHIVESFSGILVPPNKPIIGDSVFTQCAGVHADGDNKSQLYFNELLPERFGREREYALGKTSGKANIKKNLEALGIELSDDDIRKVTDRIISLGDKKEIVTQGDLPFIIADVLKHETLPSNVRVDNYALTLSQGLRPTATVKLVVGEAEFQESAVGDGQFDAFMRAVRSIYTGKLQRSFPTLVNYSVNIPPGGKTDALVHTTITWDFDGNVFKTRGLDPDQTEAAIQATVKMLNLIETLNPQEQASVKQS